Proteins encoded within one genomic window of Komagataella phaffii GS115 chromosome 3, complete sequence:
- a CDS encoding Serine-threonine protein kinase that is part of a glucose-sensing system, with translation MDLSDTSKNEESFRYYTPKKRDLYQDLDLSYIAKQLAKIGIHGDNDEVVKRSQKVSRIPTLESPSLNRKQYQTPKKTPPGSRLPVLDRSIARETTKSSDRLRSKLNPRTPKSPKDRISPAIKLNPHPFIDKQRRVFSEISPSKNAPKNIRKFSLHGPPKAHIDRENNVPRYLNPTASSLTRKDPPKTATAPSSSIASFPVKVPRTRNSQKSSYTRPRARSTRRSTLQDSRNFKIDTIELLFECLRNHKSTHDIVSNYTNIKKAHVSLSNSQSALSMYEKGEILQTKEVYFVGKSKDCKTQISMNNPSNNFGFDNADKSYIANIGDHLNYRYEILNYMGKGSFGNVISCLDHKNQSVVAIKIIKNEMCWSLQAISEIKMLKSLQSRHPHINNHIVRYLDNFHFRGHVCIVSELLLTDLYQVIQSTSFRGLDLNLIQIIARQFIQSLDFIHSRGIIHCDLKPENIMLTPDIATGKINIKVIDFGSSCKEGQLSYSYLQSRYYRAPEVFVGARYDSKIDIWSMATILVELYTGKPLIVCKDEFELFTKALEYFGVPKRDTIQHWQFELNACGPIINQSDKPDTSKSINKSTILWTCFDSLSYNLRLDHVRSLKPNVKIRGTSVDNMLLRHQQFSKSPMLFMPFLDFLDQCFHWDPRERASARQLRDHRFI, from the coding sequence ATCGGTATTCACGGTGATAACGATGAAGTAGTCAAAAGAAGTCAAAAGGTTTCACGTATTCCTACGTTAGAAAGTCCCAGTTTGAACAGAAAACAGTACCAGactccaaagaaaacaccACCCGGTTCTCGGTTGCCTGTATTGGATCGGAGCATTGCCAGagaaacaacaaaatccaGCGATAGGTTACGGTCGAAACTAAACCCAAGAACTCCGAAATCACCCAAAGATCGCATATCTCCCGCCATAAAACTCAACCCGCACCCATTTATAGATAAACAACGAAGAGTCTTTAGTGAAATTTCACCTTCCAAGAACGCTCCCAAGAATATCAGAAAATTTTCCTTGCATGGACCTCCTAAAGCACATATTGACAGAGAGAATAATGTACCAAGATATTTGAACCCAACAGCCAGCTCATTGACCCGTAAGGATCCTCCTAAAACTGCGACTgcaccttcttcttccattgCTTCGTTCCCTGTCAAGGTTCCAAGAACCAGAAACTCTCAGAAGTCATCATACACAAGACCTCGAGCGAGATCTACGAGAAGGTCTACCCTACAGGACAGTCgaaacttcaaaattgacACTATCGAACTTTTATTCGAATGCCTAAGGAATCACAAGAGCACACATGATATCGTATCAAACTACACCAACATAAAAAAGGCACATGTCTCTTTATCGAATTCACAATCAGCATTGAGCATGTATGAAAAGGGAGAGATATTACAGACGAAGGAAGTCTATTTTGTAGGCAAATCTAAGGATTGCAAGACGCAGATAAGCATGAATAACCCTTCCAACAATTTTGGGTTTGATAATGCTGACAAGTCATATATCGCCAACATTGGGGATCATTTGAACTATAGATACGAGATTTTGAATTATATGGGCAAAGGATCGTTCGGAAATGTAATTTCCTGCCTGGATCATAAAAACCAAAGTGTTGTTGCAATaaagattatcaaaaatgaaatgTGCTGGTCACTTCAAGCCATTAGTGAGATCAAAATGCTCAAGAGTCTACAATCTCGACATCCTCATATTAATAACCACATTGTTAGGTATCTGGACAACTTTCACTTCAGAGGGCATGTTTGCATAGTCTCCGAGCTACTACTGACGGATTTATACCAAGTCATACAGTCCACTAGCTTCAGAGGTTTAGATCTAAACTTGATTCAAATTATTGCCCGAcaattcattcaaagtcTAGACTTCATACATTCTAGAGGCATTATCCATTGTGATCTCAAGCCTGAAAACATTATGCTGACTCCGGATATAGCCACTGGAAAAATCAACATCAAGgtcattgattttggatcCTCGTGCAAAGAAGGACAATTATCGTACTCATACTTACAATCACGGTACTACAGAGCACCCGAAGTGTTTGTTGGTGCTAGATACGATAGCAAAATCGACATTTGGTCAATGGCAACTATTCTCGTCGAATTGTACACCGGGAAACCATTGATTGTTTGCAAGGATGAGTTTGAGCTGTTCACCAAGGCTCTGGAGTACTTTGGAGTACCTAAACGAGACACAATTCAACATTGGCAGTTCGAACTAAATGCATGTGGACCCATAATAAACCAGAGCGACAAACCTGACACCTCAAAAAGCATTAATAAATCAACTATTCTATGGACGTGTTTTGACTCTTTGTCTTACAATCTCCGTTTGGATCACGTCCGCTCATTGAAGCCCAATGTGAAAATCAGAGGCACTAGCGTAGATAACATGTTACTCAGGCATCAACAATTCTCCAAGTCTCCGATGCTATTCATGCCATTTTTGGACTTTCTTGACCAATGTTTCCACTGGGACCCAAGAGAACGAGCCAGTGCACGCCAACTAAGAGATCATAGGTTTATATAG
- a CDS encoding Peroxisomal integral membrane peroxin encodes MVSKRELLKSKTKAVLASTLEYTSEYAADSLVKGSKRGLAAGTAASLMELGLDKWEGGSSSRKLPASSTVNTELDDDAEHFVDKLVDKLLRHTVTKRERQLLKSKMQDPVRKDQPRLSIKVMMENLRTLSAHLELVFTIQHGISRVIKWHCPSMTITYLLLYTWAVISPYMFLVYMLVFLTYGVVVQKYLERHPIEPLNLVDTPNRISGSLLDFLAPSEFTDPMSGELYESIREEVLSQEQEDHSDAESIVSISESVEEVVEETESGKTFNKEMNILINMRDLQNLLSHLTTQIEFIEQYCHENFSFQDEKLSTSLFLKFWLWMILLFCFGRYIPWKAIFIVSGWVAVCRCHPSFHKLGVLFLLLPENWDSGKAKPVPDSESNKAEYKSLILDEEPEIRTVEVFELQQNGLTPSQYVPICFTTTIFHQRSNLRRHQKKPKGSILLNEMQAPKEWTFSIEGWTLDTDPKKWCYDRNLIDGVVFKNDEWCYDLNNQFRRRRWVRECFRYARPVPE; translated from the coding sequence ATGGTTAGCAAGAGAGAACTACTTAAGAGTAAAACCAAGGCCGTCTTGGCCTCTACCCTTGAGTACACTTCCGAGTATGCAGCAGACTCTTTAGTAAAGGGAAGCAAACGAGGATTGGCAGCTGGTACTGCGGCCTCGTTGATGGAGTTGGGCTTAGACAAATGGGAAGGGGGATCCAGTAGCCGCAAGTTGCCCGCAAGTTCTACTGTGAATACAGAGTTAGACGATGATGCTGAGCATTTTGTGGATAAACTGGTTGATAAACTGTTGCGCCATACTGTCACCAAACGTGAAAGGCAGCTATTGAAGAGTAAGATGCAGGATCCAGTGAGGAAGGATCAACCACGGTTATCGATCAAGGTCATGATGGAAAATCTAAGGACATTAAGTGCACACCTGGAACTTGTTTTCACAATTCAGCATGGAATTTCAAGGGTGATCAAATGGCATTGTCCTTCAATGACCATCACATATTTATTGCTCTATACATGGGCGGTAATATCACCATATATGTTCTTGGTATACATGCTGGTGTTTCTAACTTACGGTGTTGTGGTGCAGAAATACTTGGAAAGACACCCAATTGAGCCTCTGAACCTAGTGGACACACCGAATCGCATTTCAGGATCATTGCTGGACTTTCTGGCACCCTCAGAATTCACTGATCCGATGAGCGGAGAACTCTACGAGTCAATTCGGGAAGAGGTGTTATCACAGGAACAGGAGGATCACAGTGATGCGGAGAGTATTGTCTCTATTTCAGAGAGCGTAGAAGAGgttgttgaagaaactgagaGCGGAAAGaccttcaacaaagaaatgaatATCCTTATCAACATGAGAGACCTTCAGAATTTGCTTTCTCATCTTACTACACAGATCGAGTTTATTGAACAGTATTGTCACGagaatttttcttttcaagatgaaaagCTGTCCACATCACTATTTTTAAAGTTCTGGCTGTGGATGATCCTCTTATTTTGTTTCGGACGTTATATTCCCTGGAAAGCTATTTTTATCGTTTCAGGATGGGTTGCTGTTTGTCGTTGTCACCCCAGTTTCCACAAACTGGGTgttttatttcttttgcttccCGAAAATTGGGATTCGGGTAAAGCCAAGCCTGTACCGGATTCTGAAAGTAATAAAGCTGAATATAAATCGCTGATCTTAGATGAAGAACCAGAAATCAGGACGGTTGAAGTATTTGAACTACAACAAAACGGATTAACTCCCTCTCAGTATGTCCCTATATGTTTCACAACAACAATCTTccaccaaagaagcaaTCTTCGACGACATCAAAAGAAACCGAAGGGATCTATCTTACTTAATGAGATGCAGGCACCAAAAGAATGGACATTCTCAATTGAAGGTTGGACTTTAGATACTGATCCGAAGAAATGGTGCTACGATCGAAACTTGATTGACGGTgttgttttcaagaacGACGAGTGGTGCTATGATTTGAATAACCAATTTCGTCGTAGGCGATGGGTAAGGGAATGCTTCAGATATGCTAGGCCAGTTCCTGAGTGA